Proteins from a genomic interval of Stenotrophomonas sp. WZN-1:
- a CDS encoding nucleotidyltransferase family protein translates to MAKHRRQVTVAHAVVVLAAGGSTRLGQPKQLLTRQGETLVHRVVRLALELAPSQVLVVVGGHAQAVTSSISGLDATPVTNHHWESGLASSLQVAGTHLLPAVAAVMVVACDQPAIEYAHLQALLLGARASSSGCAGTRHGKVLGVPAVVPRAWFNQVGASGDRGFGARLRQLPIDAVHALQAPELGLDIDTPEDLARARLAGWIDAGR, encoded by the coding sequence ATGGCGAAGCACCGCCGGCAGGTGACGGTCGCGCATGCGGTCGTCGTGCTTGCGGCGGGCGGGAGCACCCGGCTTGGCCAGCCCAAGCAGCTTCTGACCCGGCAGGGCGAGACCCTTGTACATCGCGTAGTGCGGTTGGCGCTGGAGCTTGCGCCATCGCAGGTGTTGGTGGTGGTGGGCGGGCACGCACAGGCCGTGACATCCAGTATTTCCGGACTGGATGCCACCCCGGTAACCAACCACCACTGGGAAAGCGGCCTGGCCAGCAGCCTGCAGGTTGCGGGCACACACCTGCTGCCCGCGGTGGCCGCCGTGATGGTCGTGGCATGCGACCAGCCCGCGATCGAGTACGCCCATCTGCAGGCGTTGCTTTTGGGTGCCCGCGCTTCGTCGTCAGGGTGCGCTGGCACCCGTCACGGAAAGGTCCTTGGCGTTCCTGCAGTGGTGCCGCGCGCATGGTTCAATCAGGTGGGTGCAAGCGGTGACCGCGGCTTCGGAGCGCGCTTGAGGCAGCTTCCCATCGACGCCGTGCATGCCCTTCAAGCGCCGGAGCTGGGCCTGGATATCGACACGCCAGAAGATCTCGCGCGTGCGCGCCTTGCGGGCTGGATCGATGCCGGGAGGTGA